The following are encoded together in the Mycteria americana isolate JAX WOST 10 ecotype Jacksonville Zoo and Gardens chromosome 2, USCA_MyAme_1.0, whole genome shotgun sequence genome:
- the LOC142406761 gene encoding desmoglein-4-like, translating to MDWLPHRTAAFLFLLLVLLDFSTGFHVEVKEWDENGMARWKTFRRQKREWVKFAAACREGEDNSKRNPIAKIRSDCEEKHPITYSISGVGIDRAPYGIFVVNPRTGEINITSIVDREVTPVFIIRCFARHSVTGVDLEPPLELRVRVLDINDNPPIFAQTVFTGSIEESSMDNTLVMKIIASDADEPNHLNSKIAFKIESQEPSGPPMFIMNKYTGELHLANYLDREQHSSYTLMVKASDRDGAADGISSLCSCNVKVIDVNDNFPTLAQSSFSASISENSLSSELLRIQALDADEEFTDNWLAEFFFISGNEDNCFEIVTDRATNQGILRVIKELNYEHLQTHSLIMGVKNVAPFHHSVAHDFQMSGTPLIIEVKNVVEPPRFHPSSVTFSLTESTRVNHVLGTYTAIDEDTGAIASNVVYSIGRDPAAWFRINQNTGEITLNKVIDRESIYLINGQYRAEVLAITRGIPQYTATGTIVLSLQDVNDNCPTINTELRKVCMHSPSVIITAKDRHGDPYALPFTFSIHGEPQTTWIIRSINASSAELMSQNIDFYVYRIYISVRDNQGRRCSKPHIIPVQACQCDSRNYCTSGAKKIIIVGGGGGSSSGSSSSGTGSSAGGSDSGGYQEGGIGTGQEGGGESRPGETEPVDHTDGQVYTDGYGDGEYTAATDDSYNGNGYYDRDLQSSTTLSGAAIGLMFLGGLIFVLIPILMSMSDCCGCGPGAAGGVGTGFEPVPECTEGAIHPWGIEGAQPEDRDVSHILAPTTAAGGDFGEPSDIYTNTYGGGGVVASGVEETTGVGYGTGTGYGTAGGISGTGEAKGSIGGTIKEYREGGVNMAFLDNYFSEKAFVYADEDEGRPANDCLLIYDHEGVGTPVGSVGCCSFIGEDTDETYLDTLGPKFKTLAEICLGKEIEPFPDVNAPWPSVNVTFPNPESDLNLPPPGTTIVVNGCAPMPPPVGTTTVVTENTYTSGSTIQPPRPMPDPLLHGNVTVTETYTSGGPALCVDPLRASNVVVTERVVGPASASDLRGMLDIPDLADGSNVIVTERVIAPNSRLPTSLSIPDLVDGSNVVVTERVFRPASGMPGSLINIPSELSNAHNVVVTERVVSGSGMSSLGGANLGGLSSTGQMLSADGHLGQAMGTASPGTSRRRVTKYSTVQYSSQ from the exons ATGGATTGGCTCCCTCACCGAACGgctgcttttctgttccttttattg GTACTCTTGGATTTCAGCACAGGATTCCATGTAGAG GTAAAAGAATGGGATGAAAATGGAATGGCAAGATGGAAAACCTTCAGAAGACAAAAACGTGAATGGGTCAAATTTGCTGCAGCTTGTAGAGAAGGAGAAGATAATTCTAAGAGGAATCCAATTGCTAAA ATCCGATCAGAttgtgaagaaaaacatccaaTCACATACAGCATCTCTGGAGTTGGAATTGATCGTGCCCCCTATGGAATATTTGTTGTTAACCCAAGAACAGGAGAAATTAATATAACATCAATAGTGGACAGGGAAGTAACCCCAGTATTTATT ATACGTTGCTTTGCTAGACACTCGGTGACGGGTGTAGATTTGGAACCACCTCTTGAACTTCGAGTCAGAGTTCTGGATATAAACGATAACCCTCCTATATTTGCACAAACTGTATTTACAGGATCTATTGAAGAAAGCAGTATGGACA acACACTGGTGATGAAAATAATTGCATCAGATGCAGATGAACCTAATCACTTGAATTCTAAAATTGCCTTCAAGATAGAGAGTCAGGAACCTTCAGGTCCACCCATGTTCATTATGAATAAATATACTGGAGAACTGCATCTTGCAAATTATCTTGACAGAGAG CAACATAGTAGCTACACTCTTATGGTGAAGGCGTCAGACCGGGATGGAGCTGCAGATGGAATTTCATCCCTTTGTAGCTGTAATGTTAAAGTTATTGATGTCAATGACAACTTCCCAACTCTTGCTCAAAGCTCT TTTTcagcaagtatttcagaaaattcacTCAGTTCAGAACTGCTGCGAATACAAGCTCTGGATGCTGACGAAGAGTTTACAGACAATTGGTTAGCAGAGTTTTTCTTTATATCCGGTAATGAAGAtaactgttttgaaattgttACAGATCGAGCTACAAATCAAGGAATACTTAGAGTAATTAAG GAACTGAATTATGAACATCTCCAAACTCACTCACTGATTATGGGTGTCAAGAATGTAGCTCCCTTCCACCACTCTGTTGCACATGACTTCCAAATGTCTGGAACACCCCTCATAATAGAAGTAAAAAATGTGGTTGAACCGCCAAGATTTCATCCATCTTCAGTTACATTTTCTCTAACAGAAAGCACAAGAGTGAATCATGTTCTGGGAACATATACAGCCATTGATGAGGACACTGGAGCTATTGCATCAAATGTTGT ATATAGTATAGGACGTGATCCAGCTGCCTGGTTCAGAATCAATCAAAACACCGGTGAAATCACACTGAACAAAGTTATTGACCGGGAATCAATCTATTTAATCAATGGGCAGTACAGAGCAGAGGTTCTGGCTATCACCAGAG GCATTCCTCAATATACTGCTACTGGCACCATTGTGCTTTCATTACAAGATGTCAATGACAATTGCCCAACTATTAATACTGAATTAAGGAAAGTATGTATGCATTCCCCATCAGTGATTATCACAGCAAAGGATAGGCATGGCGATCCATATGCTCTTCCCTTTACATTCAGCATACATGGTGAACCTCAAACTACATGGATTATCAGATCAATAAACG cttccTCTGCAGAACTAATGAGTCAGAACATTGACTTTTACGTTTATAGGATCTATATCAGCGTAAGAGATAACCAAGGCCGACGCTGCTCTAAACCACATATAATTCCTGTGCAAGCTTGTCAGTGTGATAGTCGTAATTACTGCACCAGTGGGGCCAAAAAAATAATTATCgtcggtggtggtggtggcagtaGTAGCGGCAGTAGCAGCAGTGGTACCGGTAGCAGTGCCGGTGGCAGTGATAGTGGAGGATACCAGGAAGGTGGAATAGGAACAGGACAAGAAGGTGGTGGTGAGTCTAGACCTGGAGAAACAGAACCTGTGGACCACACAGACGGGCAGGTTTACACTGATGGATACGGTGATGGAGAATATACTGCAGCCACTGATGATAGTTACAATGGAAATGGATATTATGACAGAGATCTCCAATCTTCTACCACACTTAGCGGTGCTGCCATTGGCCTGATGTTTCTTGGTGGATTAATATTTGTTC TGATTCCAATTTTGATGTCAATGAGTGACTGTTGTGGCTGTGGACCTGGCGCTGCAGGTGGAGTTGGAACTGGATTTGAACCTGTACCTGAATGCACAGAAGGGGCAATTCATCCATGGGGAATAGAAGGTGCACAGCCTGAAGACAGG GATGTCTCACACATTCTTGCCCCAACAACAGCTGCAGGAGGTGATTTTGGTGAACCTTCTG acatatatacaaacacatatggaggaggaggagtagtAGCTTCTGGTGTTGAAGAAACTACAGGGGTTGGCTATGGCACTGGCACTGGTTATGGAACAGCTGGAGGAATTTCTGGAACAGGGGAAGCAAAAGGGTCAATTGGAGGAACCATAAAAGAGTATCGAGAAGGAGGGGTGAACATGGCCTTCCTAGACAACTATTTCTCTGAG AAAGCATTTGTGTATGCAGATGAAGATGAGGGTCGGCCGGCAAATGACTGCCTATTAATATATGATCATGAAGGAGTCGGTACTCCTGTTGGCTCTGTGGGTTGCTGCAGCTTTATTGGAGAAGATACAGACGAAACGTATTTGGATACATTAGGACCAAAATTTAAGACCCTGGCAGAGATCTGTCTGGGCAAAGAGATAGAACCTTTCCCTGATGTCAACGCACCCTGGCCAAGCGTTAACGTCACCTTTCCCAACCCTGAAAGTGATCTAAACCTCCCGCCACCCGGAACCACCATCGTTGTCAACGGATGTGCCCCTATGCCTCCCCCGGTCGGCACTACAACGGTTGTTACTGAAAACACCTACACATCTGGGTCAACCATACAGCCCCCAAGGCCGATGCCGGATCCTTTGCTCCACGGCAACGTGACGGTGACTGAGACCTACACCTCCGGCGGCCCGGCTCTTTGCGTTGACCCTCTGCGTGCATCCAACGTTGTCGTAACAGAAAGGGTTGTCGGTCCTGCATCTGCCTCTGATTTGCGTGGCATGCTAGATATCCCCGATCTCGCAGACGGGTCCAACGTTATCGTCACGGAAAGAGTAATCGCACCTAACTCCCGGCTCCCGACCTCTCTGAGCATTCCCGATTTGGTAGACGGGTCGAATGTGGTAGTGACAGAAAGGGTGTTCAGGCCTGCCTCCGGCATGCCAGGCAGCTTAATAAATATTCCCTCGGAGTTATCAAACGCCCACAACGTGGTGGTCACCGAGAGGGTAGTGTCAGGGTCTGGGATGAGCAGCCTGGGGGGGGCAAATCTGGGGGGCCTGAGCAGCACAGGTCAGATGCTCAGCGCCGACGGTCACCTTGGCCAGGCAATGGGCACGGCGTCGCCCGGAACCTCCCGGAGAAGAGTGACAAAGTACAGCACCGTGCAGTACTCCAGTCAGTAA